From Spirosoma aerolatum, one genomic window encodes:
- a CDS encoding TIM barrel protein yields the protein MQIEREHIADFNQSQLGGHQRKLSYWTQEVAKAEPIIQKLIDFQIAIPSWALGTGGTRFGRFPGGGEPRSLEEKIEDVGLLHALNCASGAISLHIPWDIPTDPQAIKQLAAKHGLRFDAVNSNTFQDQPDQALSYKFGSLQHTDAAVRQQAIDHNIEVIRHGVALGSDSLTVWLSDGSCFPGQLNFRKAFDRTLGSLAEIYAALPDDWKMFVEYKAFEPNFYSMTVGDWGSSFLYASKLGPKAYTLVDLGHHLPNANIEQIVAILLHEGKLGGFHFNDSKYGDDDLTVGSIRPYQLFLIFAELIDGMDARGMNHAKNLGWMIDASHNVKDPLEDLLQSVEAIQLAYAQALLVDREALEEAREANDPVRAQEILQEAFRTDVRPLVAEARRRAGGALNPLALFRSLNVRQQLIGERGAKTVATGL from the coding sequence ATGCAAATCGAACGCGAACACATTGCGGACTTTAACCAGTCGCAGTTGGGAGGGCACCAGCGGAAATTGTCGTACTGGACACAGGAAGTCGCTAAGGCTGAACCCATTATTCAGAAATTGATCGACTTTCAGATTGCCATTCCGAGCTGGGCGTTAGGTACAGGCGGTACGCGTTTCGGGCGCTTTCCGGGTGGTGGAGAGCCGCGCTCGCTTGAAGAAAAAATAGAAGATGTCGGTCTGCTGCACGCACTGAACTGTGCCAGTGGGGCTATTTCGCTGCATATTCCCTGGGACATTCCAACGGACCCACAGGCGATCAAACAATTGGCAGCTAAACACGGGCTTCGGTTCGATGCCGTCAACTCCAATACGTTTCAGGACCAACCCGACCAAGCGCTTAGCTATAAATTCGGCTCACTGCAACATACCGATGCAGCCGTTCGCCAGCAGGCCATTGATCATAATATTGAGGTGATCCGGCATGGCGTGGCGTTGGGTTCTGATTCGCTAACGGTCTGGCTATCCGATGGTTCCTGCTTTCCGGGTCAACTGAATTTCCGGAAGGCCTTCGACCGGACGTTGGGAAGTCTGGCCGAAATCTACGCAGCGCTGCCCGATGATTGGAAGATGTTCGTCGAGTATAAAGCGTTTGAACCCAACTTCTATTCGATGACAGTGGGTGACTGGGGTAGTAGCTTCCTGTACGCCAGTAAGCTCGGCCCAAAAGCCTATACGCTGGTCGATTTGGGGCACCACCTGCCTAACGCCAACATCGAGCAGATCGTTGCGATTTTATTGCATGAGGGTAAGCTGGGTGGATTCCATTTCAACGACTCTAAATACGGTGATGATGACCTGACCGTCGGAAGCATTCGGCCTTACCAGTTGTTTCTGATTTTTGCTGAATTGATCGACGGTATGGACGCTCGAGGTATGAACCATGCCAAAAACCTCGGCTGGATGATCGACGCCAGCCATAACGTAAAAGACCCGCTCGAAGATTTACTCCAATCGGTCGAAGCCATTCAACTAGCTTATGCCCAGGCGCTTCTCGTTGACCGTGAAGCCCTTGAAGAAGCCCGTGAGGCCAACGACCCGGTTCGGGCGCAGGAAATCTTGCAGGAAGCGTTCCGCACGGATGTTCGGCCGTTGGTAGCCGAAGCGCGTCGTCGGGCAGGAGGGGCCCTAAATCCACTGGCCCTGTTCCGCAGTCTGAACGTCCGCCAGCAACTCATTGGAGAACGTGGCGCCAAAACCGTAGCAACGGGACTTTAA
- a CDS encoding FGGY-family carbohydrate kinase: MNVVAIFDIGKTNKKLFLFDEHYQIVWEKSEQFAEVPDEDGDLCEDVSLLRNWVVTSLAEVMVLPEFSVKAVNVSAYGASLVYVDQNGQAIAPLYNYLKAYPAPLLQQFFSTYGGETELTRQTASPSLGSLNSGLQLYRFRHEQSEQFTKLAFALHLPQYVSALISGWPVSDLTSIGCHTMLWDFDRQQYHNWVTAEKLDVHLAPIVPSDSVRETNLNGHLVQVGVGLHDSSSALIPYLASFQEPFVLISTGTWCVSMNPFNNRPLTPEELQYDCLNYMHYKGQPVKSSRLFAGYEHEQQVKRLATHFQTPVDQYKKVGYNPEIIERLRHQQSQVTTGDDAKGDQLLSMKGSLFGQRNLSEFATYDEAYHQLMLDIVSQQLISTNLVLAGSPVKRIFVDGGFGKNPIYMNLLAMAFPTIEVYAASVAQASALGAALAIHQHWNDFPLPGDCVELKKYTAPISVH, encoded by the coding sequence ATGAACGTTGTTGCAATTTTTGACATCGGTAAGACCAATAAGAAGTTATTTCTGTTTGATGAGCATTACCAGATCGTTTGGGAGAAATCGGAGCAGTTTGCCGAGGTGCCTGATGAGGATGGTGATCTGTGCGAAGATGTAAGCCTGCTTCGGAACTGGGTTGTTACGTCGTTGGCCGAAGTAATGGTCTTGCCCGAATTTTCGGTAAAGGCGGTTAATGTTTCAGCCTACGGAGCCAGCCTGGTGTACGTCGATCAAAATGGGCAGGCAATTGCCCCGCTTTACAATTATCTGAAGGCGTATCCGGCTCCCTTACTTCAACAATTTTTCAGTACATACGGTGGCGAAACGGAATTGACGCGTCAGACGGCATCGCCTTCGCTGGGTAGCCTGAACTCGGGGCTGCAACTGTACCGATTCAGGCACGAACAGTCGGAACAGTTTACAAAGCTGGCCTTTGCGCTTCACTTGCCGCAGTATGTAAGCGCTCTGATTAGTGGCTGGCCTGTTTCGGACCTGACCAGTATCGGGTGCCATACCATGCTTTGGGATTTTGACCGACAGCAATACCACAACTGGGTGACTGCCGAAAAGCTGGATGTGCATCTGGCACCTATTGTTCCGTCAGATTCGGTTCGGGAAACAAACCTGAACGGTCATTTGGTGCAGGTAGGGGTGGGTTTACATGATAGTTCATCGGCTTTGATTCCGTATCTGGCGTCTTTTCAGGAGCCGTTTGTGCTCATTTCGACCGGAACCTGGTGCGTGAGCATGAATCCATTTAACAACCGACCGTTAACCCCCGAAGAATTACAATACGATTGCCTGAATTACATGCATTACAAAGGCCAGCCGGTGAAGTCGTCCCGTTTGTTTGCCGGGTATGAGCATGAGCAGCAGGTCAAACGACTGGCAACGCATTTTCAGACCCCGGTTGATCAATACAAGAAAGTTGGGTATAATCCGGAGATCATTGAGCGATTACGGCATCAACAGAGTCAGGTGACTACGGGCGACGACGCCAAAGGCGATCAATTGCTATCGATGAAAGGCTCTTTGTTTGGCCAACGAAACCTCTCTGAATTTGCTACTTACGATGAAGCGTATCATCAGCTTATGCTTGATATTGTATCGCAGCAGCTGATATCAACCAATCTAGTGCTAGCTGGGTCGCCCGTCAAGCGAATTTTTGTGGATGGTGGTTTTGGTAAGAATCCCATTTATATGAACCTGCTGGCAATGGCCTTTCCAACTATTGAGGTCTATGCCGCGTCGGTAGCGCAGGCTTCGGCGTTGGGAGCTGCCCTGGCCATTCACCAGCATTGGAATGACTTCCCACTCCCTGGCGACTGTGTTGAACTCAAGAAATACACGGCTCCGATTAGTGTTCATTAA
- a CDS encoding glycoside hydrolase family 88/105 protein — MKPLPLRYWFALLFCVIPSGIQAQKLPGKKEILAKMTLANAYFMKTWPDPGKEIVTNKTRPSNIWTRAVYYEGLMALYGIHKQKAYYDYAVEWGVKHNWGLRSGPKTRNADDQCCGQTYIDLYVMDRDAGKPKPERIHDIKASVDAMVANDKVDDWNWIDALQMAMPVLAKFGVLEKNRDAANAYFEKMYQLYNYSKTKQGGHGLYNPDDHLWWRDKDFVPPYKEPNGQDCYWSRGNGWVIAALVRVLDILPKDAPHRDEYQKTYQDMMQALVPLQRPDGYWNVSLHDPANYGGKELTGTALFVYGMAWGINHDLLDSKTYHPIIAKAWNAMATESVHSNGFLGYVQGTGKEPKDGQPVTYDSKPDFEDYGLGCFLLAGTELYKMN, encoded by the coding sequence ATGAAGCCCCTACCGCTACGCTACTGGTTTGCCTTGTTGTTTTGCGTCATACCATCTGGTATTCAGGCGCAGAAGCTTCCTGGTAAAAAGGAAATTCTTGCCAAAATGACGCTGGCTAATGCGTACTTCATGAAAACCTGGCCTGACCCTGGTAAGGAAATCGTAACCAATAAAACCCGTCCCAGCAACATCTGGACGCGTGCCGTGTATTACGAAGGGCTGATGGCTTTGTATGGCATCCACAAGCAGAAAGCTTATTACGATTACGCGGTCGAATGGGGCGTAAAGCACAATTGGGGCCTTCGTAGTGGCCCCAAAACCCGCAACGCTGACGATCAGTGCTGCGGCCAGACGTACATTGATTTGTATGTAATGGATCGGGATGCCGGTAAGCCGAAACCAGAGCGTATTCACGACATCAAGGCGTCTGTTGATGCGATGGTGGCAAACGATAAAGTCGATGACTGGAACTGGATCGATGCTTTACAGATGGCAATGCCCGTATTGGCAAAGTTTGGCGTACTGGAAAAGAACCGTGATGCGGCAAACGCGTACTTCGAGAAAATGTACCAGCTCTACAACTATTCGAAAACGAAGCAGGGCGGCCATGGACTGTACAACCCGGACGATCATCTGTGGTGGCGGGATAAGGATTTTGTGCCCCCCTACAAAGAACCCAATGGGCAGGACTGCTACTGGTCGAGAGGAAATGGCTGGGTTATAGCGGCCCTGGTTCGTGTGCTCGATATTCTGCCGAAAGACGCTCCGCACCGCGATGAGTATCAGAAAACCTATCAGGACATGATGCAGGCTTTAGTACCCTTGCAGCGCCCCGACGGATATTGGAATGTTAGTCTACACGACCCAGCGAATTACGGCGGTAAGGAACTCACTGGAACTGCACTGTTTGTGTACGGTATGGCGTGGGGCATCAACCACGACCTGCTCGATAGTAAAACGTACCACCCGATCATCGCCAAAGCCTGGAATGCTATGGCGACCGAATCCGTCCATTCGAATGGGTTTTTAGGCTATGTGCAGGGAACTGGAAAAGAACCGAAAGATGGTCAGCCTGTTACCTACGATAGCAAACCCGATTTTGAGGATTATGGCCTGGGTTGTTTCCTGCTGGCAGGAACCGAGTTGTATAAAATGAACTAG
- the rhaM gene encoding L-rhamnose mutarotase, protein MEEIAFTMKLKPGVEAEYQRRHDEIWPELAQALTAAGIRDYSIFLDRVSGTLFGVQKRLPGHSADSLPELPIMKKWWAYMADLMDTNPDNSPVAVRLERVFHMD, encoded by the coding sequence ATGGAAGAAATTGCGTTTACAATGAAATTGAAGCCTGGTGTTGAGGCCGAATACCAGCGTCGACATGATGAGATATGGCCCGAACTAGCGCAGGCCCTGACCGCTGCCGGTATTCGGGATTATTCAATCTTTCTGGATCGTGTAAGCGGCACCCTGTTTGGGGTACAGAAGCGGTTGCCGGGGCATTCCGCTGATTCGCTGCCTGAACTGCCGATTATGAAAAAATGGTGGGCGTATATGGCTGATTTAATGGATACGAATCCCGACAATTCACCCGTCGCTGTTCGGCTGGAGCGGGTCTTTCATATGGATTAG